The Kutzneria kofuensis nucleotide sequence CGGGGCATACCAGCTAGCCGGAACCGCCCGCCGTCACTCGTCCACGCCCACGGGCAGCTCCACCTCGATCGAGGTGCCCAGGCCGGGCGGGCTGGCGACGGTGATCCGCCCTTCCAGGGCCTCGATCCGGTCGGTGAGCCCGATCAGGCCGGACCCGCGCGCCGGGTCGGCGCCGCCGATGCCGTCGTCGCGGACCGAGACGTGCAACCGGTCGCCCCGCACCGCCGCTTCGACGCGGACCTCCGACGCCCGCGCGTGTTTCGTGGCGTTGGCCAGCGCCTCCGCCACGGTGTAGTAGGCCGCGACCTCGACCGGCCGCGGCAGTCGGCCCTCGACCCGCACGTCGATCGCGACCGGGACGGCCGAGCGGCGGGCCAGCGCCCTGAGCGCGGGCCCCAGCCCACCCTCGGACAGGATCGCGGGGTGGATCCCCCGCGAGATCTCGCGCAACTCGTCCACCGCCGCCGCCAACCCGGAAATGACCCCGGACAGCTCCGCCAGCAGTCCGGGCAACTCGGCCGGCACCCCGGCCTCGGCCGCCCGCAGGTCCAGCGCGAGGGAGACCAGTCGCTGCTGGATGCCGTCGTGCAGGTCGCGTTCGATCCGCCGGCGGGTCTCGTCGGCGGCGGCCACCACGCGCGCCCGGGAGGCGGCCAGATCGGTGCGCGCCTGG carries:
- a CDS encoding sensor histidine kinase; the encoded protein is QARTDLAASRARVVAAADETRRRIERDLHDGIQQRLVSLALDLRAAEAGVPAELPGLLAELSGVISGLAAAVDELREISRGIHPAILSEGGLGPALRALARRSAVPVAIDVRVEGRLPRPVEVAAYYTVAEALANATKHARASEVRVEAAVRGDRLHVSVRDDGIGGADPARGSGLIGLTDRIEALEGRITVASPPGLGTSIEVELPVGVDE